DNA from Intestinimonas massiliensis (ex Afouda et al. 2020):
GGAAAGGCAAGTGCCGGACAGACACGGCGCTTGCCTTTTGTGGAGACAGGGGGGAAGCGCGTGACAGAACCGGCACGCATTGCACGGGTGGCGCTCTCCGCCGTGACCTACGCCATCGACAAGCCCTATGATTATCGGATTCCTCCCGAACTGGAAGAAGGCGCCTGTCCGGGCGTCCGGGTCATCGTACCCTTTGGAGCCGGAAACCGGCGGACGGAGGGGATCATACTGACCACGGGTCAGGCCTCCGCCACGGAGAAGAGGCTCAAGTCCCTGGTGTCGCTGCTGGACGAGGCCCCGGTACTGGACCGGGAGGGAATCCGGCTAGCCCTGTGGATGCGGGAGCGCTTTTTCTGCACGGTCTATGAGGCGGTCCGGGCCATGCTCCCGGCGGGGCTGTGGTTCTCTCTGCACGACAGCTATCGCATTGCGGAAGGGATCGACAGGGAGAAATCCTACCAGGCCGTGGGCCGCTCCGAGCCCGCTCGGCGGCTGTTGGATATGCTCTGGGCCTGCGGGGGTTCCGCCGAGCGCACGGATATCCGTGCGGCCTTTGAGGGCAAGGACCTCAATCCGACTCTACGCCAGCTTGTGGAGCGAGGCATTCTGACGCTGGAGACCAGCGCCGCCCGAGGCGTGGGTGATAAGACCGAGCAGGTGGCCGCGCTGGCCATGCCCGCCGAGGAGGCACTATCGCTGGTAACGCCAAAGCGGAAATCCGCACCTCTCCGCTATGCGGTGGTGGAGCTCCTGTGCGGCATCGGCTGCGCGTCCTCCAAGGAGATCTGTTACTTTACCGGCGCATCCAGCGCGACTCTGCGCTCTCTGGCCAAAAGCGGCATTCTGACGTTGCAAAAGAGAGAGGTCTTCCGCCGCGCGGTGCCGGAAGAGTCCGAGCCCGCCGCTCCCCCGGTCCTCAATGACCAGCAGCAAGCGGCCTTTGCGGCGCTGGACACCCTGGCCCGTAGCAAGCAGGCCGCCGTGGCTCTGCTTTATGGTGTGACGGGCAGCGGCAAGACTCAGGTTTATATCCAGCTCATCCGCGCCGCGCTGAAGCGGGGACAGACCGCCCTGGTGCTGGTGCCGGAGATCGCGCTGACACCACAGCTCCTGCATATTTTTTCCTCCCACTTTGGCCCGGACGTGGCGGTGCTCCACAGCTCCCTGCGGGCGGGGGAGCGGTACGACGAGTGGAAGCGGGTTCGGTCCGGAGCGGCCCGGGTGGTGCTGGGCACCCGTTCTGCGGTGTTTGCGCCGCTGCGGAATCTGGGCCTCATTATTTTGGACGAGGAACAGGAGGCCAGCTACAAATCGGAGAATACCCCCCGATACCACGCCCGGGACGTGGCAAAATACCGCTGTGCCAAGGGCGGGGGCCTACTGGTGCTGGGCTCGGCCACCCCGTCGGTGGAAACGATGTACCTGGCCAAAACCGGGGTCTACCATATGGTGTCTCTGACCCGGCGCTACAACGAACGGGCACTGCCCCGGGTCTATATCACCGATCTGAAGGATGAGCTGCGCCGCGGCAACGGGGGCCCCATCAGCGCCTTGCTCCACCGGGAGCTGATGGCCAACCTGGAGCGGGGGGAACAGAGCATCCTGTTCCTCAACCGGCGGGGGGCCAGCCGGATGGTGTCCTGCGGGGAGTGCGGTGCGGCGCCCACCTGCCCCCGGTGCTCGGCCTACCTCACCTACCACTCCGCCAATGGCCGCCTGATGTGCCACCACTGCGGCCATTCAGAAAAGCTGCCTCCGGCCTGCCCGGCGTGCGGCGGCGGCCTCAACTTCATCGGCATCGGCACCCAGCGGGTCCAGGAGGAGCTCCAGGAGCGGTTCCCCGGCGTGGAAGTCCTCCGCATGGACACCGATACCGTCACCGCCACCCAATCCCACGAGGCCATGCTCTCCCGGTTTGAGCGGGAAAAGATTCCCATCCTGGTGGGGACCCAGATGGTCGCCAAGGGGCTGGATTTTGAGAACGTCACCCTGGTGGGCGTGATCGCAGCAGATCTGGCCCTCTATGTGGACTCCTTCCGGGCGGGGGAGCGGACCTTCTCCCTGCTGACCCAGGTGGTAGGCCGGGCGGGTCGGGGTGAAAAGGCGGGCCGGGCGGTCATCCAGACTTATACCCCCGACAACGAGGTCATCCGGTTTGCCGCCGCCCAGGATTACGACAGCTTCTATGAGCAGGAGATCGGCTTTCGGAAGCTCATGGGGCGCCCACCCTTTCAGGACCTGTTCGTCCTCACCGCTTCCGGGGTGGACGAGGCGGCGGTGCTCCGGACCTGCATGCGTCTGCGCCTGGGGCTGGAGGACTGGCTGCGCCGGCCGGAGCTGGCGGCGCTGGGCCCCAGACTGCTGGGACCGGCCCCGGCATCGGTGGCCAAGGTGAACAACCGCTACCGCTACCGGCTTACCCTGTGCTGCAAAAATACCAGACAGGTGCGCGCGCTGCTGTCCCATCTGCTGTACGCAGCCCACAGCGACAGGGAAAACAAAGGCGTCTCCGTGTTTGCGGACGTCAATCCATACGATTAACGGAGGATAGAAACATGGCTTTGAGAAAGATTTTGACGGATAAGGACCCGGTTCTCCGCAAAAAGTCCCGGCCCGTCACCGGCTTTGACGGACGCCTTCATGACCTGCTGGACGATCTGAAGGAAACTTTGGAGCAGGCGGGCGGCGCGGGATTGGCGGCGCCCCAGGTGGGCATTCTCCGCCGCTGCGTCATCGTAGTGGATGGCAAGGGGGAGATGCTGGAGCTGGTAAACCCGGAGATCATCTCCCGCTCCGAAACGGTCCAGGACGGCCTGGAGGGCTGCCTCAGCGTCCCCGGGATGTGGGGCATGGTGGAGCGGCCCATGCAGGTCCGGGTCCGGGCGCAGGACCGCAGCGGTCAGACCTTTGAGGCGGAGGGAGAGGGCATCGTGGCCCGCTGCTTCTGCCACGAGATCGACCATCTGGACGGGCATCTGTTCACCGAGCTGGCAGACCGGCTCTATACCCAGGAGGAGCTGGATGAGATGCTGGAGGAGGAGGGCCAGTGAAGATCCTCTTTATGGGCACGCCGGAATTTGCGGTGCCCTCTCTGAATGCCCTTCTGGGAGCGGGGCATACTGTCTGTGGCGTCTTTACCCAGCCGGACAAACCCAAGAACAGGGGAATGAAGCTGCTGCCAAGTCCTGTAAAGGTATGTGCCCTTTCCCATGAAATCCCCGTGTTCCAGCCCGCAAAGATGCGGGATGGGGAGGCACTGGGGTATCTCCGGGAGCTGGACCCGGAGCTCATCGTGGTGGCGGCCTACGGTAAGATCCTGCCCTCTGAGATTTTGGACTATCCCGTCAAGGGCTGCATCAACGTCCACTCGTCCCTGCTGCCCAAATACCGGGGGGCCGCCCCCATCAACTGGGCCATTCTCAACGGCGAGGCCGTCACCGGCGTCACCATCATGCATATGGCCCCCGCGCTGGACGCAGGCGACATCATTGCCCAGGCGTCCACTCCCATCGGCGCGGACGAGACGGCCCCGACGCTCACAGCCCGACTGGCGGAGTTGGGTGCAGAGCTGCTGGTCTCCGCCGTGGAGGCAATCGGGGCGGGGACCGCCGCCCGGACGCCCCAGGACGAGGCGGACTCCACCTATGCTCCCATGCTGTCCCGCGAGCTGTCTCCCATGGACTGGAGCAAACCGGCCCGGACGCTCCACGACCAGGTCCGGGGCCTGTTGCCCTGGCCCGCTGCGGTGGCGGAGTTCGGCGGCATCCGCTGTAAAGTCTTTTCCACTGACCTTCCCCTCCAAACCACCGATGCGGCCCCCGGCACCATCCTGGAGGCGGGGAAGCGGGGGATCGACATTGCCTGCGGCGGTGGCACGGTGCTCCACATCGACGAGCTCCAGGCTGATGGCGGAAAACGGATGAAGGCGGCGGATTATCTGCGGGGCCACCCGCTGAACTGACAAGGAGGCGTTTGCCTTGCCCTACTTTTTCTATGGCTACGATCCCTACTACTGGATGATCCTGGTCCCCGCCATGCTGATCGCCCTGTTCGCCCAGCTCAAGGTTTCCTCTACCTTTAACCGCTATGACCGGGTGCGCAGCGCAAGGGGCTATACCGGCGCCCAGGCGGCCGAGGCGGTGCTGCGGCAACACGGCGTCACCGATGTGCGCATTGAGCGGGTCAGAGGAAGGCTGACCGATCACTACGACCCGCGGAGCAATGTGATCCGCTTGTCCGACGCGGTCTACGCCTCCAACAGCGTGGCCGCCATGGGCGTAGCCGCCCATGAGGCGGGCCACGCGGTGCAGTACGCCGTGGGCTACGGACCCATCCGGCTTCGAAACGCCATCATACCCGTATGCAATTTCGGCTCTCAGCTCTCCATCCTCCTCATCCTCATCGGCCTGTTTTTATACTCCCAGCCCCTGTTTGGCCTGGGGGTCATCCTCTTTGGCGTGGCGGTGCTGGGCCAGGTGGTGACCCTCCCTGTGGAGTTCAACGCCTCTAGGCGGGCAGTGGAGAGTCTGGAGGGCGGCTACCTGCTGGACGATGAGGAGCTGCGAGGCGCCAGAAAGGTACTCAGCGCGGCCGCCATGACCTATGTGGCGGCGCTGTTGGTGTCCCTGGCTCAGCTCCTGCGGTTTGTACTGGCATTCAACGGAAGGCGGCGAGACTGATATGGCAGGTGTGCCGAGCGCCCGTGAAGTGGCCCTGGTGACCCTGTCCGCCTGCGAAAAGCAGGGGGCCTGGTCCGACCTGGCCCTGAAAAAGAACATCCGAGAGGCGGGACTGGACAGCCGGGATGCGGCGCTGGCCACCCGGCTCTGTTTCGGCGTGCTTCAGAACAAGCTGCTCTGTGACTTCTATATCGGGAAATTCTCCACGGTAAAGGTGGAACGGCTGGAAAACCGGGTGCTCAACGCGCTGCGCCTGGGCATCTATCAGATGGCCTTTCTGACCAAGATTCCTGC
Protein-coding regions in this window:
- the priA gene encoding replication restart helicase PriA encodes the protein MTEPARIARVALSAVTYAIDKPYDYRIPPELEEGACPGVRVIVPFGAGNRRTEGIILTTGQASATEKRLKSLVSLLDEAPVLDREGIRLALWMRERFFCTVYEAVRAMLPAGLWFSLHDSYRIAEGIDREKSYQAVGRSEPARRLLDMLWACGGSAERTDIRAAFEGKDLNPTLRQLVERGILTLETSAARGVGDKTEQVAALAMPAEEALSLVTPKRKSAPLRYAVVELLCGIGCASSKEICYFTGASSATLRSLAKSGILTLQKREVFRRAVPEESEPAAPPVLNDQQQAAFAALDTLARSKQAAVALLYGVTGSGKTQVYIQLIRAALKRGQTALVLVPEIALTPQLLHIFSSHFGPDVAVLHSSLRAGERYDEWKRVRSGAARVVLGTRSAVFAPLRNLGLIILDEEQEASYKSENTPRYHARDVAKYRCAKGGGLLVLGSATPSVETMYLAKTGVYHMVSLTRRYNERALPRVYITDLKDELRRGNGGPISALLHRELMANLERGEQSILFLNRRGASRMVSCGECGAAPTCPRCSAYLTYHSANGRLMCHHCGHSEKLPPACPACGGGLNFIGIGTQRVQEELQERFPGVEVLRMDTDTVTATQSHEAMLSRFEREKIPILVGTQMVAKGLDFENVTLVGVIAADLALYVDSFRAGERTFSLLTQVVGRAGRGEKAGRAVIQTYTPDNEVIRFAAAQDYDSFYEQEIGFRKLMGRPPFQDLFVLTASGVDEAAVLRTCMRLRLGLEDWLRRPELAALGPRLLGPAPASVAKVNNRYRYRLTLCCKNTRQVRALLSHLLYAAHSDRENKGVSVFADVNPYD
- the def gene encoding peptide deformylase, which produces MALRKILTDKDPVLRKKSRPVTGFDGRLHDLLDDLKETLEQAGGAGLAAPQVGILRRCVIVVDGKGEMLELVNPEIISRSETVQDGLEGCLSVPGMWGMVERPMQVRVRAQDRSGQTFEAEGEGIVARCFCHEIDHLDGHLFTELADRLYTQEELDEMLEEEGQ
- the fmt gene encoding methionyl-tRNA formyltransferase: MKILFMGTPEFAVPSLNALLGAGHTVCGVFTQPDKPKNRGMKLLPSPVKVCALSHEIPVFQPAKMRDGEALGYLRELDPELIVVAAYGKILPSEILDYPVKGCINVHSSLLPKYRGAAPINWAILNGEAVTGVTIMHMAPALDAGDIIAQASTPIGADETAPTLTARLAELGAELLVSAVEAIGAGTAARTPQDEADSTYAPMLSRELSPMDWSKPARTLHDQVRGLLPWPAAVAEFGGIRCKVFSTDLPLQTTDAAPGTILEAGKRGIDIACGGGTVLHIDELQADGGKRMKAADYLRGHPLN
- a CDS encoding zinc metallopeptidase, encoding MPYFFYGYDPYYWMILVPAMLIALFAQLKVSSTFNRYDRVRSARGYTGAQAAEAVLRQHGVTDVRIERVRGRLTDHYDPRSNVIRLSDAVYASNSVAAMGVAAHEAGHAVQYAVGYGPIRLRNAIIPVCNFGSQLSILLILIGLFLYSQPLFGLGVILFGVAVLGQVVTLPVEFNASRRAVESLEGGYLLDDEELRGARKVLSAAAMTYVAALLVSLAQLLRFVLAFNGRRRD